Proteins found in one Erythrobacter sp. 3-20A1M genomic segment:
- a CDS encoding arsenate reductase ArsC, producing MSDQPLNVLFLCTGNSARSILGEAILNHDGQGRFKAYSAGSSPTGTVNPWAIHTLKTLGYPAQGYSSKSWSEFADGPEFDLIFTVCDSAAAESCPVWPGRPTSAHWGIPDPAAAEGSDAEKAAAFLDAFRMLKRRIDLMLALPIASLEQISLREKLQAIGHEAEKQ from the coding sequence ATGTCAGACCAACCGTTGAACGTGCTGTTCCTGTGCACGGGCAATTCCGCTCGCTCGATCCTGGGCGAGGCCATCCTCAACCATGACGGTCAAGGCCGCTTCAAAGCCTACAGCGCGGGAAGCAGTCCGACCGGCACGGTAAATCCCTGGGCGATCCATACGCTCAAGACACTGGGCTATCCGGCACAGGGCTATTCCTCCAAAAGCTGGAGCGAGTTTGCCGATGGACCGGAGTTCGATCTCATCTTTACCGTTTGCGACAGCGCGGCGGCTGAATCCTGTCCAGTCTGGCCTGGTCGCCCGACCTCGGCGCATTGGGGCATTCCCGATCCGGCGGCGGCAGAGGGTAGCGATGCCGAAAAGGCAGCGGCCTTCCTCGATGCCTTCCGCATGCTCAAGCGGCGGATAGACCTGATGCTTGCACTGCCGATTGCGAGCCTGGAGCAGATTTCCCTGCGTGAAAAGCTGCAAGCCATTGGGCATGAGGCGGAGAAACAATGA
- the arsB gene encoding ACR3 family arsenite efflux transporter, whose translation MTATTADIDTRAAGLGLFEKWLSVWVGGAILVGIALGNAAPELFSSLAAIEYASVNLVVAVLIWAMIFPMMVAVDFGAVRRVGDKPKGLIITLVVNWLIKPFTMAALGVLFFEVVFADLIAPADAQQYIAGLILLGAAPCTAMVFVWSQFTKGDPAYTLVQVAANDLIMIVAFAPIVALLLGVTDIAVPWETLLLSVALYVVVPLAAGALVRHRLLAPHGGNEAAVSEFTGRMKPFSIIGLLLTVLLLFGFQAETIVARPLLIALIAAPIVVQSYGIFFIAYGWAKAWKLPHAIAAPCALIGTSNFFELAVAVAIGLFGLGSGAALATVVGVLVEVPVMLSLVAFANRTRRSFST comes from the coding sequence ATGACCGCGACCACAGCAGACATTGACACCCGCGCGGCGGGACTTGGCCTGTTCGAGAAATGGCTGTCGGTCTGGGTCGGCGGAGCAATTCTCGTCGGTATTGCGCTTGGCAACGCCGCGCCGGAATTGTTCTCCTCGCTGGCGGCTATCGAATACGCCTCGGTCAATCTTGTCGTCGCGGTGCTGATCTGGGCGATGATCTTCCCGATGATGGTCGCGGTCGATTTTGGCGCGGTGCGCCGCGTCGGTGACAAACCCAAGGGCCTTATCATCACCCTGGTGGTCAACTGGCTGATCAAGCCGTTCACGATGGCGGCGCTTGGCGTGCTGTTCTTCGAGGTCGTCTTTGCTGACCTGATCGCGCCTGCCGATGCTCAACAGTATATCGCTGGGCTGATCTTGCTGGGTGCGGCGCCTTGCACCGCGATGGTGTTCGTGTGGTCGCAGTTCACTAAAGGCGATCCGGCCTATACGCTGGTGCAGGTCGCAGCCAACGATCTCATCATGATCGTTGCCTTCGCACCCATCGTCGCGCTGCTGCTGGGAGTGACCGACATTGCGGTGCCGTGGGAGACGTTACTGCTTTCGGTCGCGCTCTATGTGGTTGTGCCGCTCGCTGCAGGTGCCTTGGTGCGTCACCGGCTGCTCGCTCCGCATGGCGGCAATGAAGCGGCGGTGTCCGAATTCACGGGCCGAATGAAGCCGTTTTCGATCATCGGGCTGCTTCTCACCGTGCTGCTGCTGTTTGGCTTCCAGGCTGAGACGATAGTCGCGCGTCCACTGCTGATCGCGCTGATTGCTGCGCCAATTGTAGTCCAAAGCTATGGTATCTTTTTCATCGCTTATGGCTGGGCCAAAGCGTGGAAGCTCCCGCACGCCATAGCTGCGCCCTGCGCGCTTATTGGCACGTCAAACTTTTTTGAACTGGCCGTCGCTGTGGCAATCGGACTGTTCGGGTTGGGAAGCGGTGCTGCGTTGGCTACCGTGGTCGGAGTGCTGGTCGAAGTGCCGGTGATGCTTTCACTTGTAGCGTTCGCCAACCGGACGCGACGAAGCTTCTCGACCTAA
- a CDS encoding DUF1259 domain-containing protein: MKPFHKTMLVGSLALSVAAMPSHLHAQDNSGNLEALVFEASHATVTMTEDGVARIGWTRDDVEVMVDGMRLDPPAGLGSWAAFKPVDGGVMVMGDTVVFEDEITAAMDAALANGLSVTALHNHFIFDDPPVYFMHIGGHGETARMAAGVKAVWDAIKEVRAASPTPRRSFGGMTPDADGTINAAPLSDILGAEPSIGGGVVKYTFARQGRMHGIDIGGSMGLTTWAAFSGTDELAAVDGDFIMTEDEVQPVLRALRERDIHIVALHNHMIGGEPMFYFLHYWGVGPAKELAAAIAAARNAQAEPG, from the coding sequence ATGAAACCTTTCCACAAAACAATGCTTGTTGGCAGTCTGGCTTTATCGGTAGCGGCGATGCCGTCGCATCTGCATGCACAGGACAATTCGGGTAACCTCGAGGCGCTCGTCTTCGAAGCTTCGCATGCAACCGTCACCATGACCGAGGACGGGGTGGCGCGCATTGGCTGGACGCGCGACGACGTCGAGGTGATGGTTGATGGCATGCGCCTCGATCCCCCTGCGGGTCTCGGCTCATGGGCTGCCTTCAAACCCGTTGATGGCGGGGTCATGGTCATGGGTGATACGGTCGTGTTCGAGGACGAAATCACCGCTGCGATGGATGCTGCCCTGGCGAACGGTCTTTCGGTCACCGCACTACACAATCACTTCATTTTCGACGATCCACCCGTGTATTTCATGCACATCGGCGGGCACGGAGAAACAGCCAGGATGGCAGCGGGCGTGAAGGCGGTCTGGGATGCCATCAAGGAAGTGCGCGCCGCCTCCCCGACACCGCGGCGCAGCTTCGGTGGCATGACACCGGATGCTGACGGAACGATAAATGCCGCGCCTCTAAGCGATATCCTAGGCGCCGAGCCCAGCATTGGCGGCGGCGTTGTGAAATACACCTTCGCCCGTCAGGGCCGCATGCACGGCATCGATATCGGAGGGTCCATGGGGCTGACGACCTGGGCGGCATTCTCGGGGACTGACGAACTTGCTGCCGTCGATGGCGACTTCATCATGACCGAGGACGAAGTTCAGCCAGTGCTCCGCGCACTGCGCGAGCGGGATATCCATATCGTAGCGTTGCATAACCACATGATCGGCGGCGAACCGATGTTTTACTTCCTCCACTACTGGGGAGTGGGACCAGCGAAAGAGCTTGCAGCGGCGATTGCTGCTGCCCGTAACGCACAGGCAGAACCTGGATAG
- the chrA gene encoding chromate efflux transporter, which translates to MNSPGKQVSVDQGPIPFSEAVRVWARVAALSFGGPAGQIAVMHRILVDEKRWIGENRFLHALNYCMLLPGPEAMQLATYIGWLLHGVRGGILAGCLFVLPGFLSILALSVLYASFQDASFVQAIFFGIKAAVLAVVIEALVRIGRKALKTWPMYLIAASAFAAIFVFNIPFPLIIAAAALVGFLGGHFDPARFLVIRARETSEDGEGEPEAVLHAGGMATARPTWRGAGRTVMIWGSMWAAPIGVLIFLVGPDHVFTQLAIFFSKLAVVTFGGAYAVLAYMAQEAVQTHGWLAPGEMLDGLGMAETTPGPLIQVVQFVGFMGGYREGDLLGPVASGIAASVIVTWVTFVPCFLWIFLGAPFIEKLRGVKLLTAALSGVTAAVVGVILNLAIWFALHVAFARLDEVRGYGARLLVPDLATIDLASVVIAAAALVAMLRFKIGMLPVLFASALIGALYFFGTTPGA; encoded by the coding sequence ATGAATTCTCCCGGTAAACAAGTCTCCGTAGATCAAGGTCCGATACCCTTCTCCGAGGCTGTGCGTGTCTGGGCGCGGGTCGCTGCCCTGAGCTTCGGCGGACCGGCTGGCCAGATTGCCGTGATGCATCGCATTCTGGTCGACGAGAAGCGCTGGATTGGCGAGAACCGGTTCCTGCACGCGCTGAACTATTGCATGCTCCTGCCAGGGCCGGAGGCTATGCAGCTTGCGACCTATATTGGCTGGCTGCTTCACGGTGTGCGCGGCGGCATTCTCGCGGGATGCCTGTTCGTTCTTCCCGGCTTTCTCAGCATTCTCGCGCTCAGCGTGCTCTATGCCAGCTTTCAAGACGCCAGTTTCGTCCAGGCGATCTTCTTCGGCATAAAGGCTGCAGTCCTTGCAGTGGTTATCGAAGCTCTGGTTCGCATCGGAAGAAAGGCGCTGAAGACCTGGCCGATGTATCTCATCGCCGCCTCTGCGTTTGCGGCGATATTCGTTTTCAATATCCCCTTCCCGCTGATCATCGCGGCTGCCGCGCTGGTCGGATTTCTTGGCGGCCATTTCGATCCTGCGCGCTTCCTCGTCATCCGCGCCCGAGAGACCTCCGAGGACGGGGAGGGCGAGCCGGAGGCCGTGCTTCATGCTGGGGGAATGGCGACGGCTCGGCCGACATGGCGCGGAGCCGGTCGCACGGTAATGATCTGGGGCAGTATGTGGGCAGCGCCCATAGGCGTGCTGATCTTTCTCGTCGGCCCCGATCACGTGTTCACCCAATTGGCGATCTTTTTCTCGAAGCTGGCGGTCGTCACATTCGGCGGTGCATATGCGGTTCTGGCCTATATGGCCCAGGAAGCAGTGCAAACGCATGGTTGGCTGGCCCCGGGGGAGATGCTCGATGGATTGGGTATGGCGGAAACCACGCCGGGCCCACTGATTCAGGTTGTCCAGTTCGTAGGATTCATGGGGGGATACCGCGAAGGAGATTTGTTGGGCCCGGTAGCTTCGGGTATTGCGGCCTCGGTGATCGTGACTTGGGTCACATTCGTGCCCTGCTTCCTCTGGATTTTCCTTGGCGCACCGTTCATCGAGAAATTACGCGGTGTGAAGCTCCTGACGGCGGCGCTTTCGGGCGTCACGGCGGCGGTCGTGGGCGTGATCCTCAACCTCGCTATCTGGTTCGCGCTGCACGTTGCATTCGCGCGGCTTGACGAGGTCCGAGGCTATGGCGCGCGACTGCTCGTGCCGGATTTGGCGACGATCGACCTCGCGTCGGTTGTCATTGCCGCCGCAGCGTTGGTTGCGATGCTGCGCTTCAAGATCGGGATGTTGCCTGTCCTCTTTGCAAGCGCTCTCATCGGGGCGCTCTACTTTTTTGGAACAACGCCAGGCGCCTGA
- a CDS encoding helix-turn-helix domain-containing protein — MKGPTGMPSAGTTEHLREQRQRQTIEPIVMRVPEACRYLGIGRSTLYVLIGKREIEIIKLGSSTLVLTASLRALVERRRKNSDEPTAEAVQ; from the coding sequence ATGAAAGGACCGACCGGCATGCCATCCGCAGGCACGACAGAGCATCTTCGCGAGCAACGACAGCGCCAGACAATAGAACCGATCGTGATGCGTGTCCCCGAGGCCTGCCGCTATCTCGGGATCGGGCGCAGCACGCTCTATGTGCTCATCGGTAAACGTGAGATCGAGATCATCAAGCTGGGCAGTTCGACGCTGGTGCTGACTGCCAGTCTCCGCGCGCTGGTTGAGAGACGGCGGAAGAATTCAGATGAGCCGACTGCAGAAGCTGTGCAATGA
- a CDS encoding Imm8 family immunity protein, whose amino-acid sequence MKIEVGSVDFLDDFDESDANPATCHCLIEIGESPAQGFDLFFANVSNRKWAKKHLENDQLGFCGGFLIVERLDETQVRRAIQSSFGKRDFERFEDFVEIVRPFLRWEFEGYHAGHKGGLDER is encoded by the coding sequence ATGAAGATCGAAGTCGGATCAGTCGATTTCTTAGATGATTTCGACGAGAGTGATGCCAACCCCGCCACCTGTCACTGCCTCATCGAAATTGGAGAAAGTCCAGCGCAAGGCTTCGACCTGTTCTTTGCCAATGTTTCCAATCGAAAGTGGGCGAAGAAGCATCTGGAAAACGATCAGCTTGGATTCTGCGGCGGGTTTTTGATTGTCGAGCGATTGGACGAAACGCAGGTCAGGCGGGCAATCCAGTCATCTTTCGGCAAGCGGGACTTTGAGCGGTTTGAAGACTTTGTCGAGATCGTCCGACCATTTTTGCGCTGGGAGTTTGAGGGCTACCATGCTGGGCACAAGGGAGGCTTAGATGAGCGTTGA
- a CDS encoding GyrI-like domain-containing protein produces the protein MQKRKIGRATNTVTRLGDIATMERTVTTALQNYHDRMKRALDYIDRHLDDQLDLEAVSAVAALSKFHFHRQFTATFGLSLHRYIQLSRMKRASFRLAYRDDQSVTQIAMDAGYDAPDAFARAFRQRFGQSPSSFREAPDWEPWLAAFGPLTNARSKLMQQSFKTSDVITRHVKPVPVAIMEHRGPPATIGSTIQRFIAWRKANGLSPQTSETFNVFHSDPRTTDPSDYRLDLCAGTQRIFDEDEQGVVSGTIPGGRCAVLRIVGNTDDLEPAALYLYRDWLPESGEEARDFPLYCQRIAFFPEVPEHESVADLFLPIK, from the coding sequence ATGCAAAAACGCAAGATCGGTCGAGCGACAAATACCGTCACGCGCCTAGGTGATATCGCCACGATGGAGCGGACAGTGACGACAGCACTTCAAAACTACCACGACCGGATGAAGCGGGCGCTCGATTACATCGATCGGCATCTGGACGATCAGCTGGACCTGGAAGCTGTAAGTGCTGTCGCGGCATTGTCGAAGTTTCATTTCCACCGGCAGTTCACGGCGACCTTTGGGCTGTCTTTGCATCGTTACATCCAGCTCTCCCGGATGAAGCGCGCTTCGTTTCGGTTGGCCTATCGTGACGATCAGAGCGTCACGCAGATCGCGATGGATGCTGGCTACGACGCGCCCGACGCCTTTGCCCGAGCCTTCAGGCAACGGTTCGGGCAGTCACCGTCATCGTTTCGGGAAGCTCCCGATTGGGAGCCGTGGCTTGCGGCCTTCGGGCCTCTCACAAACGCGAGGAGCAAACTCATGCAACAGTCCTTCAAGACAAGCGACGTAATCACCCGGCACGTAAAACCCGTCCCGGTGGCGATCATGGAGCATCGCGGGCCGCCAGCCACGATCGGATCGACAATCCAGCGATTCATCGCCTGGCGAAAGGCAAACGGGCTTTCACCGCAGACCAGCGAGACGTTCAACGTCTTCCATTCCGATCCGCGAACTACCGATCCCAGCGATTATCGACTGGACCTGTGCGCAGGAACGCAACGGATCTTCGATGAGGACGAGCAAGGCGTTGTATCAGGCACCATTCCTGGCGGCCGCTGTGCAGTCCTGCGGATTGTGGGGAATACCGACGATTTGGAACCCGCCGCACTATATCTTTACCGCGACTGGCTTCCGGAAAGCGGTGAAGAAGCGCGAGACTTCCCACTCTACTGTCAGCGCATCGCGTTCTTCCCCGAGGTGCCCGAGCATGAGTCTGTGGCGGACCTATTTCTGCCGATCAAATAG
- a CDS encoding HEPN domain-containing protein: MKTDLDHLPPQKQRELERVVQLIFEEFDDAFALAKHEWKKAGRILKVILYGSYARGTWVDEPHTAKGYRSDFDLLIIVNDKRLTDRVKYWAKLDDRLMREYGVTSTLKTPVNFIVHTLQEVNDGLAHGRYFFMDVKEDGVALYQFDETELHTPKPKTPVQALAMAQEYFDEWLPTAMGFKRNAGYAVRDGDLKLAAFLMHQTAERLYHCVLLVCTFYTPHNHNLAFLRTQAERIDPRLTYVWPRETKRDRTRFEKLKDAYVKARYSKHYRVTKEELEWLGAQVEELGRVVHEVCSERISKLKAEAKAKPDQIR, encoded by the coding sequence ATGAAGACCGACCTTGATCATTTGCCCCCGCAAAAGCAGCGCGAACTTGAGCGCGTGGTGCAGCTCATCTTCGAGGAGTTTGATGACGCCTTTGCCCTCGCCAAGCATGAGTGGAAGAAGGCGGGGCGCATCCTCAAGGTGATCCTTTACGGTAGCTATGCGCGCGGCACGTGGGTCGATGAGCCCCACACCGCGAAGGGCTACCGCTCCGACTTCGATCTGCTGATCATCGTCAACGACAAGCGGCTCACCGACAGAGTCAAATACTGGGCGAAGCTAGATGACCGGTTGATGCGCGAATATGGCGTTACCAGTACGCTCAAGACTCCTGTCAACTTCATCGTCCATACCCTGCAGGAGGTGAACGACGGGCTCGCCCACGGGCGGTATTTCTTCATGGACGTGAAGGAGGACGGTGTTGCGCTTTACCAGTTCGATGAGACTGAGCTTCATACGCCTAAGCCCAAGACACCGGTGCAGGCGCTCGCCATGGCGCAGGAGTATTTTGACGAGTGGCTGCCGACAGCGATGGGATTTAAGCGCAATGCTGGTTACGCAGTACGAGACGGAGACCTCAAACTCGCGGCATTCTTGATGCACCAGACAGCAGAGCGACTTTACCACTGCGTGCTTCTGGTCTGCACTTTTTATACGCCGCATAATCACAACTTGGCCTTTTTGCGCACGCAGGCCGAGCGGATCGACCCGCGTCTCACCTATGTCTGGCCCCGCGAAACCAAGCGCGATCGCACCCGGTTCGAAAAGCTCAAGGACGCCTATGTCAAAGCGCGCTATTCGAAGCACTATCGCGTCACCAAGGAAGAGCTTGAATGGCTCGGCGCGCAGGTTGAAGAGCTTGGCCGCGTCGTGCACGAAGTGTGCTCGGAACGCATCTCGAAGCTAAAGGCCGAAGCGAAGGCCAAGCCTGACCAGATTCGGTGA